In Glycine soja cultivar W05 chromosome 10, ASM419377v2, whole genome shotgun sequence, the genomic stretch AATACTGAAGAGTGAAGACAATTATCACAACCCTTTAATAAAAGTAGTTTTTCCCCCCAATTCATGCTCCAACTCAAGCCAATCAATTATTTACAGATTCGTCTATGTTGAGAAAAGTTGATGAATGAGGTTAAGTTGAGATCAGTAAAGATGAAAAATGGCAAAATCTAAAGCATTCATTCCCCTTCTATATTCTACATCTATAGTCTTTTTATCCTGGTGTATCTCTTTCACATTTAAGAAAAGTCAAGAATCTTGGTTTACTAATTGATGAAAATATGAAATACTAGGCAATCCAAAAATTTCTTGAATGATATTCACAATTTAGAATATAACTAACCAGGAAAACCATGTAAGCACTGAACAGCCTTTGCTACAGGGAAAGGAAGGTCTTTAATTTCTAAAAGGCTACCTGTAGTAAGTCCTGAAGGCTGAGACCACGCCCCTGATAACTTTTGGCAACATGGACTACCATGCGTAAATTTGCTTGAATAAGCTTTTCTCTGCTTCTGTTGCCAGAATGAAGCTGTGATTGCAGCAATCGACAATTAAGTCCTGCACCCTCTGCCCATTCAGCCATAGTTGGTTCCCTTCCAAATTGAGATTGAAGATTGGTCTTCACTTCTTCCAATCTCAATAAGTCCTGTTACATATTCCATGTTAATAGAGTATCCCATGAGTTTAAGTAAGGAATTCAGGGGAACTAGCAAAACACCTGTATCTGAGATATCAGTTGAGATTCTTGTTCAAGTGTCAAAAGTTGTTTTGTTTCGGGACCCCACAAGAACAAGCGCAGGGGATCATCTTGATCaagttcttcatttttcttcttttctgcaCGTAGCTTTTCTTGTGCATCATCCTTTCTTGCAAGGTAGGTTTCATCGTCTATAACTTTCGACTTAGgcacttttctttgttttgatcgTCTCTCTAGAAGCCGTGTTGACCTCACAGTTTTATTTCTTCCAATTGAAGGATCAGCCAAGCTAGTAGAGGCCAGACTGAATGGAAGTTTTTAGTTTAGGCATTACATTCCAAACAAATTAACCTATAaacaggaaaaataaattaaggatgCCAGAGTTAGCTAAGAAGATAGAACTAACCCAAAAGGAATTGAATCATCATCAGCTTTAATTGATTTCAAGTCTTCAACTACTGAGGATTCTTGTTTCGAGGTAGACAAAGCTTTCTTAGCAAGAGAAACTCCATTAAATTGCACACCATTTGGACGCCTCTCCAAGTCAACAGAAACATGCTCTAAAGTTGAAGAAGCAGCAACTTCCCCTATTTGTGAGGAAGTTAATCTGCAATAGACCATTTATGCCCTTATAAGGAGACAACTAAGGATGGGCAAAATTTACTATAAGCAATTACTAAATGATTAAATTGACATGGAAGAacaattttatttctcttacaaGTACTGTAAATTAGGCCAGTGATGCAGGTGCTTCCTAAAGTCAAGCACTACCTGATCAGCATTTTCCGTGTTATTCTCTTCATGAACCGTGACTGTATCCATCTGCCTTGTACTTAACATTGCCTGGAGTAAAACACGGGGAAGAATCATTAATACAGTGTCCATTATGTGACTAAGTAGGAAAAACCTGTAAATTACAACCTAAGAAAAGAGTTGATGCATCCATGCAAAAAAGATGGCATCATTACATTTAATAGACTAAAAGTTGGTCTCAAAAGTTTTGATCCATTGAGATTGAATGGACCAGCAATGAATTCTTTTTGATTGgacaacaaaatataaaatttgaaggaTTTCATTATATGGATTTAATGAAGCCGAAATTTGATGAATCCAGTATATCGATAAAATTTGAACCTGTGATGTCTTGTCTTCCTTAGACATGTGCAGAAGAGGCCTATATTCATCACGCTGCTCTGGTAAAAGAACTGAGGCAGGAAAATTCTGTGCTGAAAAATTAGAAGACCAAGAGGCAACTGTAGGGGAAGCTTGTTCGTGAAGCATCAAAACTGCAGGTTTATGGGAATAGAAATGTAAAATTTTCAACTCAGACTAATAACAGGTTGGgggaaaaatatatatgcacAGTCACACACTACTTAGCTCAAAGCAGAAACATTGTGTGGAGACTAGGTGTAAATGGAAACCCGCAAATTAGTGAAAGGAATTCTTTAAGGATATGTTTGGAAGCAGAATTTCAGAGGAAAAGAGAAGGGAGGACAATTTTGTCTTTAAATTAAGAGTTACCTAatgtttataaaaatagaaaaaagattatGACATTAAGTTTAGAGTTTAATAATCATGCACCGatggtgtaaaataattttacactatcatCCAATCACAAATCCCCgtttatatgacttttaaataattatcctaaaagtcaacaaacttatcataaaTGGTGGGTTGTGATTGGATGACTGTGTAAAACGATTATACTCCGACAGTGTatagttctttttttcttaagtttatatatattattgtaatttttttttcattttaaaaagattttttacaCTCTCAACcaaatccaataaaaaattgtagtgtataataagtttgttgacttttacaataactattttaaaagtcatactatcgttgatttttttattggtagattgtataaaaaaaattaaactaacaaTACATAGAAATAGAAACTCCCCTCCCCCTTCCCATCCATTCCCTTCTAAAACCCAACTCTCAAACAGACCCTAAGATTCTAGAAATTGAATATGGTTAAATTCTTCCCTAACACCAGAAATAGCAAAATGATGTAGAAATCCTATGAAATCAATTAGCTAACGAAATCTCAATAACATTAAAATTCATTACTcataaagtgaaaaagaaaatacgATTCAAGTATACAACACACACAGTATAGGTCTCCACTGCAAAATCATGCAGAACTTAAAGTTTTAAACAGCATTGGTAAAGTACAAACGGTATTCAACTTTCTCAGAAAGTAAGCAGAAAGAGTAAAAACAGCATTGAGTATAACCGTGCAATGTATCTTGACACATTACTGATTTTCCACCAATACCAGCTtcatcttaatttaaaaatatcttctaccacacaaacaaatttttaactTTAAGCTGAGTAAATTTGGGAAAATTCAAATGCAGAGGCAGTTATAACGttggtataaaaagtaaaaacacttGTTACTAGTTACTAGTTactagagacaaaaaaaaaaaggaaaagaaaacggAATTGTAACAATTGAGTTTATAATAACAGCACCGGAAGAAGTAGAAGAGGACGAGGGGAGAGTGCTCCAAGGGTGATGAGTTCTTGGAGGGAACGGTGGAGAAGAACAGAACATGGTCCTGGCGAATTCCATAGCTGAGGAGGgaacaacaagaagaagaacagCATAGTACGCTAATGTGGTTGCAGCGTGATCATTGTGCAGAGGAAACGGAAGTGGTGTTTGGTTGTTGCCACCACCATGGCGGGGTGGGATATTTGGATAGAAACGGATAGAATGGGAGAAGAAGGAACAAGGCTTTCGTATAGACGTAGCCTATTTCGGACCTCTGAATTTCTTTCGTTTTTCCGACACTGGATTAGGttgctctttttatttttacataaaataagaataagaataagaatagtGTCATTTTTTCTGTTTGGGTTTGGGCCACCCTGTGGAATGCGGCTACTTCTAGCCCGGTTTCTATCTAACTCCACTAGTTTCAACTGTGACAAAAGTTTGGGACTTGAATCCTGCAACTTCCTTCTTAAACCCTGGACCTCCCATTATTTAGTGAAAAGACCATTATATCCTTAATGAAATTTTCACTTCCCATCTACCAATCCTAACACCTCCCTTCTTCATTCTCTCAATTTTAACACCCCCCTGCGACGGCATCTCCTTTGGCAGCCACCCTTCACGACAGCATCTCCCTCCCTCGACGGCCACCCCCCGCGACGACATCTCCGTCTCGCTCCCTCATTCTCATTCCTCCTCCCAAGAAGGTAAGTGGCTTCTCTAATCAAATTTAATCAGCTATAAAATAGCTTTCggaatggcaattttgtaaGCAAAAAAACCTTCTGAAATGACCTTTCCATTAGCAAAAAAAACTTCTAGAATGGTTGTTCCATAAGTATTTTTGCTTACGGAAAGGCAACtccaaaaaaagtttttaaaatcaaaaaggAGGTTCTGAAAATCAAAAAAGCCCATTCCATAAGCAAAAACTACAACCCTAAGTAATATTTTTCTAGAAGTGTATTTGGCAACTTTCAAGAAGGTCATttcagaaacaaaaataataatccaAAATAGTCTTTTTGAAAATACAATTTGTATCTTCTTAAATGATTGTTCTGGATAGCACTTTTTTTCTTACGAAAAAGGTGTTCCATAACAATTACATTCTAGAAGGATCACTTCGTAAGGATACTTGTACCCTTACAAAACTCCTGTTCTAGAAACAAATTCTCAACGTGAATGTGAATATGCAGAGTGGAGAgttggagaaggagaaggactTTTGCAGCGTTGAATTGGACTTACTTTATACCTTCGATGGATGTGAGAGAAAGAGTTGAGttggagaaaaagagaagaactaAAAAAGGAGTATAGACTTTCGCTACAGCAAGAAAAGAAGAACCAGAGCAGGTtgactacaaaaaaaaaaaaaaaaggaagaaggaaaaaagagaaagaagataaaAGGGATAggttgaaacttttttttaaaaaaaataggagatATAGTATTCAATTGCCCAAAAGTTTGAACCTATGAAAAAAGGGAAAACTGTCCCAAACCCAATTTCAAGATTTTGTTTCAATTATAtgtttttgtgaatttttttgaaaaaacaatcaCAACCCTTGGAATTGAAATGTGTACATATTTAAATCAGGCTTAATCATACTTTTAACCTTTaacttgttattttttggtatattttacatccaacaaattaatttgactattttgttcataattttttaaaatgcaaatttTACCTTTTATTATTAAGCTTGCATGGCATGCTAAAATAACTGTCCTTTTTActctcaactttttttcttacaaCTTTTACCCTAAACTTTTTTACGTTTTAGCTAAtttttcctcaattttttttattgaccaaTTTTACTATCAACTTTTTACTTATTAGGAATTTTACCCTTAACGTGTACGCTTATGTGAGCATGTTCACCTAAAAGATGAAaggtaaaatttgtaattttttttttaaaaaaattaaaaataaaatacatcaaattaatttgttgggaataaaattcataaaaaaaataaaaaagtatttaaacctTTAATTTATATGTAGGCTGAATTTCAAAGTGTATGGCggttttaaattagtttatggaTTCgagtaaattaaaaagaaatattgaaagtaattttcatctttcacaTGATTTATTAGTTTCATATAGGTTCTGCATTTTAATGATAACATATAGTGCATGCATTAATAGAGGTCACAAAACAACAAAGTcatgtaattaaaaaagaagaaagataaataaagtataAGGATTGAGATTTgaaataatcaaagtttttttttcatgttttttaagaagcacATGCATTAATAGATTAGTAATTTTATAATGTGCgtgcatttatatttttaaaaagtacatGCTACCCCTCCCGAAGCAGAATCTTTAGCCCTTCTCACACGAGTCACGGCTATCCAGTGAGTTGCTTCCAAGAACATGGCAAACGTTATTTTTGAGCTTGGTTGCAAACACATTGTTGTCTGCAGGCATGCAAAGAAGTACGTGAATAATGAGTTTGGAGATATTTTGAAGATTTCTGAACATAGgcttagatttaaaaaaaaaaattgtaatgttGAGTTTGTTGACAGATAAGCAAATTAAGTcgtatattatttaataacagAGTCTAGATTTTATGTTAATCCGCACGTACTACGATTACATTTCAAATTGCATTGCTTCAATTCACATTTATTGAATAATGATATAATATGAGctttgttttgtaaaaaaaaataaaaatacacacaTTAATAGATACCAACATGTGACAGGGAGAAAATGCCCATCTTTGTTGCTTGATCATAACTCCATAGATTAATTTTGGCTAAACTATAAGAATAATCTTTTATaacttattttgtatttttaaactggtcccttaaattttaaatattttaaaatggtcCTTTTATTCAATGAcacattaaaaatatcaaacttATCTCATTAAATTTACTTAGatgaaactataaaaattaactaatgtgaaaaaaaatacatatataaacaaGTTAAAAATGATTGTGCATAAAAACTTATTCTTGTgagcaattaaaaaatatgcattTAATATTGTCCTCTAAAGCATAAGGGAAGAACAtagataatgattttttatatttatttataagaattaaaataatttaacgtAGTTACactaaaaatgtattaataaatattcttataaaatttgttctattttattgaaggttaaattattcatttggtcTTTATGGTTTCacgatttataatttttaatttatatagtttgaaaatgatttttttagttcatatagtttaaaagtagtctttttagttcttatagtttatattttaactctattttagtccatataatttaaaagtgatatttttaatcctataatttaaattttaattatcttttagtccttactaaaaagtatataaaaataattaattataagttagttataaattattaattattttttattacaaattattttacgatAAATTAGTTACTAATTActtattaatgtttttgtaattaattgtaactaataatattactcatattgataaggattaaaaaaaattaaaacataaaatataagactaaaaagatcatttttaaattataaatatcaagAGAGATTGAGAataataagaactaaaataaccATTTTGAAACTAAAGAAATGAGAAgagaagtaaaatataaaataaaggattaaaaaatactttaaaactctaaaaattaaaaaataaaaataataaaattataaagataaaataaacaattaaacctTTCCTAAATTATCATTGATGGAAGGGAAAAAATATCCGTGCAAACGTGAACCAAACTTTCCACATCAGTTCATCACAATTTCCAAAAGTAGTCAACATGTCAGCACGTTAGTTGACTCAGCAAATTTGAGACAAACCACCTGAACTCCCACAGTCCTAACTCCTAAGAGTCTCTGATacgtatatatttttaaatgtttatttatttgaatttatatgCATTTTATCGACAAAGTAATTTCAAaacagttttattattatatatattgcatAGAATGGTTGGACGATAATGCTAtactttttcataaatttttgtactttttgattttttaatcattattttgcTTATGTTTGGTATatggaaatattttattttcaattaaatatttatttagattCTCATTTTAGGAATAGATGTGTTAGAAActtctataaaatttaattgattatcatataactttaaaaaaattgtgtttacaattaattgtcgtgagaaattttaataattttaccgTCAACatgtaaaaatacattttctcctataattttagaaaaaattcgTTTTTACTTATtcataaattaacaaaatatttaaatgtttttaagggagaaaatatttatatttaaaaaataaatttatttccttttatcaaAACATGTGAATGAAAACCAATAAATTGATCTAAGTAAGGTTTTAGATTCAAGTTTTGTGGATgaaaagatataattttaaagaaatactCTACTAAAGGTAACTCGTCAtgaataaaatggatgaatgtcataatgataaaaaaaatataaatgaaaatattttgagaTTAAGATATGATGAATAATTCATTTaggtttcaatttaaaattttgttatagttattaatttaaatttaaattcgaCTCAATTAAGattcaacaataatatataagatatgGGTTGATTTGTTAacatatttattgatattaaaattaaatataattaaatcataaaatttagaaaaagtatataacttaaaagaatattttataatttccaatataaataataatattactgcatcaatagaaatataatatcatgttaaataaaatattacttaatAAGACAAGAAGTTGAATTAgtgatatataattatttaaaaattatactttaaaaaaatatatagaacatCAAATCAAGTTGTGATATTCAACTTATAACTCAATTTGTCCATAAAATACatggaagttattttttttaatctcaaacaaacccataaaaaaataacttcgaGCCGCACAAAACTAATGAGTTGGAATGAATCATAAACACAACCAATATTAAGGTGGACAATCTTGCGTATTATGAACCACTTTTATGCACAGTTAGATTAATCACATCTACACACACGTTTGTGTGATAGCACAAAGTATTATTTCGTGTGaaatagtatttttcttttatattttggtttggaaaactaaaattaaaattcaaaaatagaaaacaatcacACCCTATATCTCTCCCCcaaacataataatttttattttgtgtgtgtgtgcaatAAAAAGGCCACAAAAAactaagggtgtgtttggtttgcattttcattttctgttttcatcttCTGTttccattttctgaaaactgttttcattttcaaaagatttgaattctgaaaacatgtttggtttgatttcttgttttctgttttcatgaaataaaaatactgaaaatttatgatatattgacttattgtctttttgtatttttagatttgcttaaaactaCATTAATTGTCACcgtaatttcattttaaccaaaatgagGTTTATGTTCTCAACTGAAAATACTGAAAacgaaaatttattgttttcattttctagttgtttcctgttttcattttcactgaaaatgttttcagaaatcaaaccaaacacatcTTCATCaccgttttctgttttcagtgaaaatgaaaacagaaaacaaccaaaccaaataCCCCTAAACATTTGAGCCTAAACGAGCTAATCAGCTGACAAAAGatcataataattattctaataataatgcatatttgtttcaatttttttagttttttttaacttcaaataattaaattaaattgcaaCAAACAactattgaatatttttaaaaattatttaatattttctattcttAATTTTCCATAACAGGAAAAATAGTAAAGACACCAAAATGATATATTCATTCATCACTTttgaaaatatcaataaaataaacctttgtctttttttaaagGAGTTAAATACACATCTTGAATGCCAACATTACATTGTTCAAAATTTAAGCTGAGCCTTTATGTAAAATCTCAAATTCTAATATTGTGGATAAAAATATGTGATTGGGATAGGACACCATATTAAAAAGTGGTCAAAtagatttttcaacaaaaattacTCATCAACAAAATTGATAGATATTTTACacatattatataataacaaaaataatatacattttgaataatttaaaattttatcttttagaaaaattccaataataaatattaatcatttttaattatttcaaaatgcatacttatatacacataataaaaagataaaacaataaaacattaaaaatatttatgacagtataaaaattattcaatatttatCCATTTgtattagaaaaattatttaatggtcACTTATTATTGATTGAGAAATGTTATATCTTATTACAAATCTTCATGTTACTTTATAAAggaattattaaatgataaaaataatatatttaatattcaaaaaaaatataaattcatactTATCATGTAAACAAATATCCCATGAAatatttagaattattttaagttaaataGTTATGCacttgaattgtaaaaaaatattattaaataattaaaattatttataatatgagttttcaaataattaatataaattttttcaaattttatatatgataatttataattaaataaaaatataaaaattaatatagatGATAATGATTTATatctcttaaattaaaaaaaattatttcctattAATATCAGAcagtaaaagaaataaaagaattaaactgttgtatattattaatgtataaaatattttatcttattctttttattaattatggaTTTGGGTTACAAAGTGGGGACATTCAACATTGGGGAGTGGGGTGCGAAGATTTGAAAACGCAAAAGTGAAGGCCCACTCACTTCAAATCCACGCCACTATTACTATAAAACCCCTCACTCTCTCACTCCATCATCACTCTCCCTTGTGGGGTCACAATTTCAACAATCAAAACCCTAAATTCCCAAATTCACCAAACCCTACAATGACCTCACAAGTTGTCCTACACAACAATTTCGAAACCCAACCCTCCGTCACCGTCACCACCGCCACCAACACCGAGTCTCCACCCACCGCGCCACCGTCACTCGCCGTCGTCAAGAGACCCTCCACCAAGGACCGCCA encodes the following:
- the LOC114372131 gene encoding RNA polymerase sigma factor sigF, chloroplastic-like codes for the protein MEFARTMFCSSPPFPPRTHHPWSTLPSSSSTSSVLMLHEQASPTVASWSSNFSAQNFPASVLLPEQRDEYRPLLHMSKEDKTSQAMLSTRQMDTVTVHEENNTENADQVVLDFRKHLHHWPNLQYLLTSSQIGEVAASSTLEHVSVDLERRPNGVQFNGVSLAKKALSTSKQESSVVEDLKSIKADDDSIPFGLASTSLADPSIGRNKTVRSTRLLERRSKQRKVPKSKVIDDETYLARKDDAQEKLRAEKKKNEELDQDDPLRLFLWGPETKQLLTLEQESQLISQIQDLLRLEEVKTNLQSQFGREPTMAEWAEGAGLNCRLLQSQLHSGNRSREKLIQANLRMVVHVAKSYQGRGLSLQDLLQEGSMGLMKSVEKFNPLAGSRFGNYAFWWIRQAIRKAVFRHSRTIRLPEKVFILLGKVMEAKKLYIQEGNLHPTKEELARRVGVTVEKIDKLLFSARIPISMQQTVWADQNTTFQEITADPTVEATDVTVEKQLMRRHVLNVLSVLHPKERRIIRLRYGFEDGEQKSLSEIGDIFGLSKERVRQLEIRALYKLKKCLVKQGLDAYVDLLL